A stretch of the Hydra vulgaris chromosome 09, alternate assembly HydraT2T_AEP genome encodes the following:
- the LOC136085430 gene encoding zinc finger MYM-type protein 5-like, protein MQQHNLELESSDSDCEEPTVSSTNEVFLKPAYTKFNECFWLVFKLKTINECDSNFSITKSSKRFERSHSNVQMINMEIFGSKLKLSLRKHYRVGFLQFDQTTQRSIMSQSLRTEIIARGSDLFQNGAFVANSGGRSMNSMWFKRRLANGDEVDCSWFFYSPINEAVYYFCCLLFPNFISNSQSSFESPGGFTDWRNLLYGKKLNVE, encoded by the exons ATGCAGCAACATAATTTAGAACTTGAATCCTCTGATTCTGATTGTGAAGAACCCACAGTAAGTAGCACAAATGAAGTGTTTTTGAAACCAGCGTATACGAAATTTAATGAATGTTTTTGGCTAGTTTTCAAACTGAAAACTATAAATGAATGTGATTCCAATTTTTCAATTACCAAAAGTAGCAAAAGGTTTGAAAGATCACACTCTAATGTGCAAATGATCAACATGGAGATTTTTGGAT CTAAACTAAAATTATCATTGCGAAAG CATTATCGTGTTGGGTTTTTACAATTTGACCAAACAACACAGCGATCTATCATGTCGCAAAGTCTTAGAACTGAGATCATAGCTCGCGGGTctgatttatttcaaaatggaGCTTTTGTTGCAAACTCAGGAGGACGTTCAATGAACTCGATGTGGTTCAAACGACGACTTGCTAATGGTGATGAAGTGGATTGTTCGTGGTTTTTTTATTCACCAATTAACGAAGCAGTTTATTATTTCTGTTGTTTACTATTTCCAAATTTCATCTCAAATTCACAATCTTCCTTTGAATCACCTGGTGGATTCACTGACTGGAGAAATTTACTATATGGAAAGAAGCTGAACGTAGAATAA
- the LOC136084746 gene encoding solute carrier family 40 member 1-like — MWAGYWLCSSFFFSSWGDRMWNFAIGLYLVKLTPGSLQLTAIYGAVVTSSVIFFAPIIGNWIDRKNRLVVIRTLLLLQNGLIICSAVFISLILFNVTTNNNILSFLKTFVIICGAAANLASQGEQISITRDWVVVICHKDKDSLAKLNAHMRRIDLSVAILAPIAVGSLMSLISDLSGIALICGWNILSMFSEYIQLHHIYKTVPELAEKHINEYEILGETENDHNVKSTGLGIFDRIKLSFIGWKVYKSQSIYLAGIALAVLYLTVLGFSSITVGYAYSQSMKEVYVSIFFGTGALFGILGTIIFPFLRNKVGLVKTGVIGLGYQCSMLILCVASIWAPGSPSSLRHINKYDTKLNTTFTNVVSYYNSTTMQPSVSVNHSYVSILLLMLGVVLSRSGLWISDLTITQLQQENVEEEFRGSVGGVQSSLNSVLDLMQYILTIVLFRPEDFGILILISFSAVFTSFLLYLTFSIKTSLGSKS; from the coding sequence ATGTGGGCAGGATACTGGCTATGCTCAAGCTTCTTTTTCTCCTCATGGGGAGATCGCATGTGGAACTTTGCAATAggattatatttagttaaacttACCCCCGGATCACTTCAACTTACAGCAATTTATGGTGCTGTTGTAACTAGTTCAGTTATATTTTTTGCACCAATTATAGGAAACTGGATTGATCGAAAAAATCGCTTGGTAGTTATACGAACCCTATTGTTGTTGCAGAACGGACTAATCATTTGTTCAGCagtatttataagtttaattctttttaacgTTACCACAAACAATAATATTCTTtcatttcttaaaacatttgtaATTATTTGTGGAGCAGCAGCAAATCTCGCTTCTCAAGGGGAACAAATATCAATTACAAGAGACTGGGTAGTTGTTATATGCCATAAAGACAAAGATAGCTTAGCCAAGCTAAATGCTCATATGCGAAGAATTGATTTGTCAGTAGCAATACTTGCTCCAATTGCTGTTGGATCACTCATGTCATTAATATCGGATCTTTCCGGGATCGCTCTAATATGTGGATGgaatattttatcaatgttttcaGAATATATTCAGTTACATCATATCTACAAAACTGTTCCAGAATTAGCAGAAAAGCATATAAACGAGTATGAAATTTTAGGGGAAACCGAAAATGATCATAATGTGAAGTCAACAGGATTAGGTATTTTTGACAgaataaaactttcttttattggTTGGAAAGTATACAAAAGTCAAAGTATATATTTAGCTGGTATTGCTTTAGCAGTTTTATATCTCACTGTACTTGGATTTAGCTCTATAACTGTTGGATATGCATACTCGCAGTCGATGAAAGAGGTTTATGTCAGTATTTTTTTTGGAACAGGTGCATTGTTTGGAATTTTAGGAACaataatttttccatttttaagaaataaagttGGTCTTGTAAAAACTGGAGTTATCGGACTTGGTTATCAATGCAGCATGCTAATTCTATGCGTAGCATCAATATGGGCTCCTGGAAGTCCGAGTAGTTTAAgacatataaacaaatatgataCTAAACTAAACACAACTTTCACAAATGTTGTGAGTTATTATAACTCAACTACAATGCAGCCATCGGTTTCCGTTAATCATAGCTATGTTTctatacttttattaatgttaGGGGTAGTTTTATCTCGGTCAGGACTATGGATATCTGATCTCACAATTACACAGTTGCAGCAGGAAAATGTTGAAGAAGAATTTCGTGGATCTGTTGGTGGTGTACAATCTTCCTTAAATTCTGTATTAGATTTGATgcaatatatattaacaattgtTCTCTTCAGGCCGGAAGATTTTGGAATTTTAATACTGATATCATTTAGTGCTGTGTTTAccagttttcttttatatcttaCTTTTTCAATAAAGACGTCTCTTGGATCTAAGTCCTAA
- the LOC124811248 gene encoding solute carrier family 40 member 1-like isoform X2, with the protein MWTGYWLCSSFFFSSWGDNMWNFAVGLYLVKLTPGSLQLTAIYGAVVTSSVIFFAPIIGNWIDRKNRLVVIRTLLLLQNGLIICSAVFISLILFRVTANNNILTLFKVLVIIFGAAANLASQGEQISITRDWVVVICHNDNDSLAKLNAHMRRIDLSVAILAPIAVGSLMSLISDLSGIALICGWNILSMFSEYIQLRHIYKTVPELTEKHINEYEPIGEIENDHKMKLTWLGIFDRIKLSFIGWKVYKSQSIYLAGIALAVLYLTVLGFSSITVGYAYSQSMKEVYVSIFFGTGALFGILGTIVFPFLRNKVGLVKTGLIGLGYQCSMLIICVASIWAPGSPSSLKHLKRNITEINSTFINNNVMSYHKSITTHSPIINYHSYVSILLLMLGVVLSRSGLWISDLTITQLQQENVEEEFRGAVGGVQSSLNSVLDLMQYILTIVLFKPEDFGILILISFSAVFTSFLLYITFSIKTHVISKKMSDDG; encoded by the coding sequence atgtggaCAGGATATTGGCTATGCTCAAGCTTCTTTTTCTCCTCGTGGGGAGATAACATGTGGAATTTCGCTGTTGGCTTGTATTTAGTTAAACTTACCCCCGGATCACTTCAACTTACAGCAATTTATGGTGCTGTTGTAACTAGTTCAGTTATATTTTTTGCACCAATTATAGGAAACTGGATTGATCGAAAAAATCGCTTGGTAGTTATACGAACCCTATTGTTGTTGCAGAACGGACTAATCATTTGTTCAGCagtatttataagtttaattttatttagagttaCAGCAAATAATAACATTCTCacactttttaaagttttagtaattatttttggaGCAGCAGCAAACCTTGCTTCACAAGGAGAACAAATATCGATTACAAGAGACTGGGTAGTTGTTATATGCCATAACGACAATGATAGTTTAGCCAAACTAAATGCTCATATGCGAAGAATTGATTTGTCAGTAGCAATACTTGCTCCAATTGCTGTTGGATCACTCATGTCATTAATATCGGATCTTTCCGGGATAGCTCTAATATGTGGGTGGaacattttatcaatgttttcaGAATATATTCAGTTACGTCATATATACAAAACTGTTCCAGAGTTAACAGAAAAACATATAAATGAGTATGAACCTATTGGGGAGATCGAAAATGATCACAAAATGAAGTTAACATGGTTAGGTATTTTTGACAgaataaaactttcttttattggTTGGAAAGTATACAAAAGTCAAAGTATATATTTAGCTGGTATTGCTTTAGCAGTTTTATATCTCACTGTACTTGGATTTAGCTCTATAACTGTTGGATATGCATACTCGCAGTCGATGAAAGAGGTTTATGTCAGTATTTTTTTTGGAACAGGTGCATTGTTTGGAATTTTAGGAACAATAGTTTTcccttttttaagaaataaagttGGTCTTGTAAAAACTGGTCTTATTGGACTTGGTTATCAATGCAGCATGTTAATAATTTGTGTGGCATCAATATGGGCTCCTGGAAGTCCGagtagtttaaaacatttaaaaagaaatataactgAAATAAACAGTACGTTTATAAACAACAATGTTATGAGTTATCATAAATCAATTACAACGCATTCACCAATTATCAATTATCATAGCTATGTTTCTATACTGTTACTAATGTTAGGGGTAGTTTTATCTCGGTCAGGACTATGGATATCTGACCTCACAATTACGCAGCTGCAGCAGGAAAATGTTGAAGAAGAATTTCGTGGAGCTGTTGGTGGTGTGCAATCTTCATTAAACTCTGTATTGGATTTGATGCAATATATACTTACGATTGTTCTTTTTAAACCCGAAGATTTTggaattttaatattgatatcATTTAGCGCTGTGTTTACcagttttcttttatacatTACTTTCTCAATAAAGACGCATGTCATATCTAAAAAGATGTCAGACGACGGTTAG